One genomic window of Enoplosus armatus isolate fEnoArm2 chromosome 19, fEnoArm2.hap1, whole genome shotgun sequence includes the following:
- the eif2b4 gene encoding translation initiation factor eIF2B subunit delta isoform X2 yields MADSGQTGGPGQKDDIQRAKSEGKELTKEEKQRLRKEKKQHKKSKEKKDDKASQESEKEKKPVTSASQPPTQPMTQKAPSAVPVPVPVPASETLPAKTKAELKAERRARQEAERASKPGKKGEVGQQAATGKPKAPPSELQPVVKRLPEHVQVDNPEVLKKLAKKLERQQAPGYNAATEVEIPLRLDYGHKVSLFSHLHQYSRKAPLTQQLGIPSTVIHPAIVRLGLQYSQGIVAGSNARSVALLHAFKLVIRDYTTPPNEELSRDLVNKLKPYISFLNQCRPLSASMGNAIKYIKKEISNISSQCKEEEAKSKLLNCIDCYIDERINLAAKAIAKYSIEKISDGDVILVYGCSSLVNHILCEAFEKSRKFRVIVVDSRPRLEGREALRRLVQRGISCTYVLISAVSYILPEVSKVFLGAHALLANGYVMSRVGTSQIALVAKAFNVPVLVCCETYKFCERVQTDSFVSNELDDPDDLIVTRKGKTQLEHWQDVPSLGLLNLVYDVTPPDFVDLVITDLGMIPCTSVPVVLRVKNVDQ; encoded by the exons ATGGCTGACAGTGGGCAGACAG GTGGACCTGGCCAGAAAGATGACATTCAACGAGCAAAG AGTGAAGGCAAAGAGCTGACCAAAGAGGAGAAGCAACGGctgaggaaagagaagaaacagcataagaaaagcaaagagaaaaaagatgaCAAGGCTTCACAGGAAAGCGAGAAAGAGAAGAAGCCTGTCACTTCAGCCTCCCAGCCCCCAACACAACCCATGACACAGAAAG ctccttcagcagtGCCTGTTCCGGTTCCTGTGCCTGCCTCAGAAACTCTGCCAGCTAAGACTAAAGCAGAGTTGAAAGCTGAGAGGAGAGCTCGGCAAGAGGCTGAAAGGGCCTCCAAGCCGGGCAAGAAGGGGGAGGTGGGACAGCAGGCCGCCACGGGCAAACCTAAAGCACCGCCTAGTGAGCTGCAGCCAG tggtgaAGAGGCTCCCAGAACATGTCCAGGTGGACAACCCAGAGGTTCTGAAGAAACTGGCAAAGAAATTGGAAAGACAACAG GCACCAGGGTACAATGCTGCTACAGAGGTCGAG ATCCCGCTCCGGTTAGACTACGGCCACAAAGTCAGCCTGTTTTCTCATCTCCACCAGTACAGTCGCAAAGCTCCTCTAACACAGCAACTTGG CATTCCCTCCACAGTGATTCATCCTGCTATTGTTCGACTGGGTCTCCAGTATTCACAGGGCATTGTGGCAGGATCCAACGCTCGCTCTGTCGCCCTGCTGCATGCCTTCAAACTG GTAATAAGGGACTATACTACACCTCCAAATGAGGAGCTTTCTAGAGACTTGGTCAACAAACTGAAACCTTATATCAG TTTTTTGAACCAGTGTCGCCCTCTGTCAGCCAGCATGGGTAACGCAATCAAGTACATCAAGAAAGAGATCTCCAATATTTCTAGTCAAtgcaaagaagaagag GCAAAGAGCAAACTGCTGAACTGTATCGACTGCTACATTGATGAGAGGATCAACCTTGCTGCTAAAGCTATTGCCAAGTACTCTATAGAAAAGATCAGTGATGGAGATGTCATCCTAGTGTATGGATG CTCGTCATTGGTCAACCACATCCTGTGCGAGGCCTTTGAGAAGAGCAGGAAGTTTCGTGTGATCGTGGTGGATAGCAGGCCTCGGCTGGAGGGCCGGGAGGCCCTGCGGCGCCTGGTCCAGAGAGGCATCAGCTGCACCTACGTCCTTATCTCGGCTGTTTCCTACATCCTCCCAGAG GTATCGAAGGTGTTCCTGGGTGCTCACGCTCTGCTAGCCAACGGTTACGTCATGTCTCGCGTGGGGACGTCACAGATAGCTCTGGTGGCCAAAGCCTTTAATGTGCCTGTGCTGGTGTGTTGCGAGACCTACAAGTTTTGTGAGAGGGTGCAGACAGATTCCTTCGTGTCCAATGAACTGG ATGACCCCGACGACCTCATTGTGACCCGTAAAGGGAAGACCCAGCTAGAGCACTGGCAGGACGTGCCCTCACTCGGCCTACTTAACCTGGTGTATGACGTGACACCGCCTGATTTCGTGGACCTAGTCATCACAGACCTGGGAATGATCCCGTGCACCTCGGTCCCTGTGGTTCTGCGAGTCAAAAATGTGGACCAGTGA
- the nme6 gene encoding nucleoside diphosphate kinase 6, whose translation MLLTARRLSRVLQLTLAVIKPDAVAHPVMLEALHQRILDNSFVIVRCKDLVWRRQDSERFYAEHSGRFFYQRLVEFMSSGPMRAYVLAREDAIHHWRELMGPTKVFRARYTSPASIRAQFGLTDTRNTTHGSDSVESAQREIRFFFPDFCAEEWMEKEEPSFRSGQIHYDHQKQIHTRSTQS comes from the exons ATGTTGCTAACAGCTCGCCGCCTGTCCAGAGTGCTGCAGCTCACCCTGGCGGTCATTAAACCAGACGCTGTGGCTCATCCGGTGATGTTAGAG gcTCTTCATCAGAGAATCCTGGACAACAGCTTTGTGATTGTTAGATGCAAAGACCTCGTGTGGAGGCGACAGGACTCTGAGAGGTTTTATGCTGAACATTCAG GGCGATTCTTCTACCAAAGACTTGTTGAATTCATGTCAAG CGGTCCGATGCGAGCGTACGTTTTAGCCAGAGAGGATGCCATACATCACTGGAGAGAACTGATGGGACCAACCAAAGTGTTCAGAGCCAGATACACCTCGCCTGCTTCCATCAGGGCCCAGTTTGGACTCACAGACACACGAAACACCACTCATGGCTCAG ACTCTGTTGAGTCGGCACAAAGAGAAATCCGCTTCTTCTTCCCAGACTTCTGCGCGGAGGAGTGGATGGAGAAGGAAGAGCCGTCGTTCAGATCAGGACAAATACATTACGACCATCAGAAACAGATTCACACACGTTCAACGCAAAGCTGA
- the eif2b4 gene encoding translation initiation factor eIF2B subunit delta isoform X1: MADSGQTGGPGQKDDIQRAKSEGKELTKEEKQRLRKEKKQHKKSKEKKDDKASQESEKEKKPVTSASQPPTQPMTQKAPSAVPVPVPVPASETLPAKTKAELKAERRARQEAERASKPGKKGEVGQQAATGKPKAPPSELQPVVKRLPEHVQVDNPEVLKKLAKKLERQQIPLRLDYGHKVSLFSHLHQYSRKAPLTQQLGIPSTVIHPAIVRLGLQYSQGIVAGSNARSVALLHAFKLVIRDYTTPPNEELSRDLVNKLKPYISFLNQCRPLSASMGNAIKYIKKEISNISSQCKEEEAKSKLLNCIDCYIDERINLAAKAIAKYSIEKISDGDVILVYGCSSLVNHILCEAFEKSRKFRVIVVDSRPRLEGREALRRLVQRGISCTYVLISAVSYILPEVSKVFLGAHALLANGYVMSRVGTSQIALVAKAFNVPVLVCCETYKFCERVQTDSFVSNELDDPDDLIVTRKGKTQLEHWQDVPSLGLLNLVYDVTPPDFVDLVITDLGMIPCTSVPVVLRVKNVDQ; this comes from the exons ATGGCTGACAGTGGGCAGACAG GTGGACCTGGCCAGAAAGATGACATTCAACGAGCAAAG AGTGAAGGCAAAGAGCTGACCAAAGAGGAGAAGCAACGGctgaggaaagagaagaaacagcataagaaaagcaaagagaaaaaagatgaCAAGGCTTCACAGGAAAGCGAGAAAGAGAAGAAGCCTGTCACTTCAGCCTCCCAGCCCCCAACACAACCCATGACACAGAAAG ctccttcagcagtGCCTGTTCCGGTTCCTGTGCCTGCCTCAGAAACTCTGCCAGCTAAGACTAAAGCAGAGTTGAAAGCTGAGAGGAGAGCTCGGCAAGAGGCTGAAAGGGCCTCCAAGCCGGGCAAGAAGGGGGAGGTGGGACAGCAGGCCGCCACGGGCAAACCTAAAGCACCGCCTAGTGAGCTGCAGCCAG tggtgaAGAGGCTCCCAGAACATGTCCAGGTGGACAACCCAGAGGTTCTGAAGAAACTGGCAAAGAAATTGGAAAGACAACAG ATCCCGCTCCGGTTAGACTACGGCCACAAAGTCAGCCTGTTTTCTCATCTCCACCAGTACAGTCGCAAAGCTCCTCTAACACAGCAACTTGG CATTCCCTCCACAGTGATTCATCCTGCTATTGTTCGACTGGGTCTCCAGTATTCACAGGGCATTGTGGCAGGATCCAACGCTCGCTCTGTCGCCCTGCTGCATGCCTTCAAACTG GTAATAAGGGACTATACTACACCTCCAAATGAGGAGCTTTCTAGAGACTTGGTCAACAAACTGAAACCTTATATCAG TTTTTTGAACCAGTGTCGCCCTCTGTCAGCCAGCATGGGTAACGCAATCAAGTACATCAAGAAAGAGATCTCCAATATTTCTAGTCAAtgcaaagaagaagag GCAAAGAGCAAACTGCTGAACTGTATCGACTGCTACATTGATGAGAGGATCAACCTTGCTGCTAAAGCTATTGCCAAGTACTCTATAGAAAAGATCAGTGATGGAGATGTCATCCTAGTGTATGGATG CTCGTCATTGGTCAACCACATCCTGTGCGAGGCCTTTGAGAAGAGCAGGAAGTTTCGTGTGATCGTGGTGGATAGCAGGCCTCGGCTGGAGGGCCGGGAGGCCCTGCGGCGCCTGGTCCAGAGAGGCATCAGCTGCACCTACGTCCTTATCTCGGCTGTTTCCTACATCCTCCCAGAG GTATCGAAGGTGTTCCTGGGTGCTCACGCTCTGCTAGCCAACGGTTACGTCATGTCTCGCGTGGGGACGTCACAGATAGCTCTGGTGGCCAAAGCCTTTAATGTGCCTGTGCTGGTGTGTTGCGAGACCTACAAGTTTTGTGAGAGGGTGCAGACAGATTCCTTCGTGTCCAATGAACTGG ATGACCCCGACGACCTCATTGTGACCCGTAAAGGGAAGACCCAGCTAGAGCACTGGCAGGACGTGCCCTCACTCGGCCTACTTAACCTGGTGTATGACGTGACACCGCCTGATTTCGTGGACCTAGTCATCACAGACCTGGGAATGATCCCGTGCACCTCGGTCCCTGTGGTTCTGCGAGTCAAAAATGTGGACCAGTGA